The following is a genomic window from Amycolatopsis acidiphila.
CAGCAGCTGAGCCGTCTCGCTGTCGGGGTCGGCTCCCGACGGGTCGACCAGCCAGGGCCACTTCGCGGGACTGCCGCGGTGGCGGGCTCTCGGCGACGCGACCGCGACGAGCGAGCACCGGAAGATCGGGGTGCTGTCCAGGCCGCCGTCCAGCTGAGGTCCCAGCGCGGCGTCGGCGAGGCGGCTGCCGAGCAGGACCGGCATCTCGGCCGTGCGGGCGAGCCCGGCCGACGCGTCGACCGGCAGACCCGAGCGCACGCCGAACGCCTCCAGCAACGGGTTCGCCACGAACTCCGCCAGCGTGCTGGTCACCGCCACCTGCAGCCGTTCGGCCATCCCGTTGGCCTCCCGCACCGCCGCGTCGGCGTCCGCGCCGAGCGCGACCATCTGCGAGGCGATGGGCAGCAGCCGGCTGCCGCCCGGCGTGAGCGTCATCCCGCCGCCCGTACGCACGATCAGCTTGTCGCCGTGATGGCTGCGCAGCGCCGCGAGTGCCTGCGACACGGCCGGCTCGCTGACACCCATCGCCCGCGCGGCGTCGGTGACCGAGCCGAGGCGGGCGACCAGGACGAAGGCACTGAGCTGACCGAGGGTCACGCCGCCGGAGTCTAGGCCCGCGGTGGGCAGTTGATCTGCCCTCATAATGGAACCCTTATCCGGTCGTTGCGCAACTACGCCGTCAACGGAACCCTGCTGCTCATGCAGGTACCCGCCCAGTTCCAGTACGAGAAGGCGACCAGCGTCGAACACGCGCTGGGTCTGCTCGGCAAATACGGTCCGGAAAGCAGGGTCGTGGCCGGTGGCCACAGCCTGATCCCGATGATGAAGCTGCGGCTGGCCCAGCCGCAGGCCCTGATCGACATCAACGAAGTCGAGGAGCTGACCCGGATCAGCGTCGAGGAGCACATGCTGCGGATCGGCGCGATGGTCCGGCACGCCGAACTGCTGTCCTCGGCGGTCGCCGGTGAGCATTTCCCGATCTTCCACGACGCCGAGAAACTGATTGCCGACCCGGTCGTCCGGAATCGGGGCACCATAGGCGGTTCGCTGTGCCAGGCCGACCCGTCCGAAGACCTTTCCGCCGTTTTCGCGGCCATTCGCGGTGAAGCGGTGATCCAGGGTGGCGAAGGACAACGTGTCGTGCCGATCCGTGAGTTCTTCACCGGCCCGTACGAGACGGTGGTCGCCGACGGCGAGCTGCTGGTCGCCGTGCGCGTGCCGATCCGGTCCTCGGCGTCGGCGTACCAGAAGGTCGAGCGGCGCGCGGGGGACTGGGCGGTCGCCGCCGCGGGCGCGGAACTGCGGCTCGACGGCGACACCGTGGCCGAGGCCGGGATCGGACTGACCGCGGTGGGCGCGGCGAACTTCCACGTGCCCGAGGCGGAGGAGTTCCTCGTCGGCGGTCCGGCGACGGCCGAGCGGTTCGCCCGCGCGGGCGAAATCGCCGCCGAGCACTGCCAACCGGTGGCGGACCAGCGCGGCCCGGTCGACTACAAGCGGCACCTCGCCGCGACCCTCACCGCTCGCGCGCTCGGCGCGGCACTCGCACGCTGGCACGGCCGGCATCAGGAGGCGTGAGCATGGAGATCAACGTGACCGTGAACGGCACGGTGTACCAGCGTGAGGTGGAGCCCCGGCTCCTGCTCGTGCACTTCCTGCGCGACGAGCTGCGGCTGACCGGCACGCACTGGGGGTGCGACACGTCGAACTGCGGCACCTGCGTGGTGTGGCTGGACGAGGTGCCGGTGAAGTCCTGCACGGTGCTCGCGGTGATGGCCGACGGGCACCGCGTGCGCACCGTCGAGGGGCTGGCCGACGGCGCCGGGCTCGACCCGGTGCAGGAGGGCTTCCGGCAGTGCCACGGCCTGCAGTGCGGGTTCTGCACGCCGGGCATGATGATGACCGCGCGCTGGTTGCTGGACAACAATCCGGATCCGTCCGAAGAGGACATTCGTGAGGCGGTCTCCGGGCAGCTGTGCCGCTGCACCGGCTACGAGAACATCGTCCGCTCGGTCCGCTGGGCGGCCGAGCACGAAGCGGCGCAGGAGGAGGTGCAGGCATGACCACCACCGAAGAGACACCGATGGGCTTCGGCCGGATGCACCGCAAGGAGGACGCGCGGTTCCTGCGTGGTCGCGGCAACTACGTCGACGACGTCACGCTGCCCGGCATGGTGCACGGCGCGGTTCTCCGCAGCCCCTACGCGCACGCGAAGATCGTCTCGATCGACACCAGTGCCGCCGAGGCGCACCCGAAGGTGCTGGCGGTCATCACGGGCGAGACGCTCGCGGGCCTCAACCTCGCCTGGATGCCGACGCTGTCCGGTGACGTGCAGGCCGTGCTGGCCACCGACAAGGTCCGCTTCCAGGGCCAGGAAGTCGCGTTCGTCGTCGCCGAGGACCGGTACTCCGCAAGGGATGCGCTCGAACTCATCGACGTCGACTACGAGGCGCTCGCCCCGGTGGTGGACGCGCGCAAGGCGCTCGACCCCGGCGCACCGGTCGTCCGCGACGACCTCGAAGGCCGCACGGACAACCACATCTTCGACTGGGAGACCGGCGACAAGGCCCGCACGGACGAGGTGTTCGCCGCCGCCGAGGTGATCGCGTCGCAGGACATGCTCTACCCGCGCGTGCACCCCGCGCCGATGGAGACCTGCGGTTCGGTCGCGGACATGGACCCGGTCACCGGCAAGCTCACGATCTGGACCACGACACAGGCCCCGCACGCGCACCGCACGTTGTACGCGCTCGTCGCCGGCCTGCCCGAGCACAAGATCCGGGTGGTCTCCCCGGACATCGGCGGCGGCTTCGGCAACAAGGTCGGCATCTACCCGGGGTACGTGTGCTCGATCGTCGGCTCGATCCTCACCGGCAAGCCGGTGAAGTGGGTGGAGGACCGCTCGGAGAACCTGATGAGCACGTCCTTCGCCCGCGACTACCACATGCACGGCGAGATCGCGGCCACCAAGGACGGCCGGATCCTCGCGATCAAGGTCAAGGTGCTCGCCGACCACGGCGCGTTCAACGGCACCGCACAGCCGACCAAGTACCCGGCCGGGTTCTTCGGCGTGTTCACCGGTTCCTACGACATCGAGGCCGCGCACGCCGAGGTCACCGGTGTCTACACGAACAAGGCGCCGGGCGGGGTCGCCTACGCGTGCTCGTTCCGGATCACCGAGGCGGTGTACCTGGTCGAGCGGCTGATCGACGTGCTGGCCCTCGACCTGGGGATGGACCCGGCCGAGCTGCGGATGCGGAACCTGCTGCAGCCCGACCAGTTCCCGTACCAGAGCAAGACGGGCTGGGAGTACGACTCGGGCGACTACCCGCGGACGCTGCGGCTGGCGCTCGAGATGGCCGGCTACGACGAGCTGCGGGCCGAGCAGGCGAGGCGGCGCGAGTCCGGCGGCCAGGATCTGATGGGCATCGGCCTCGCCTTCTTCACCGAGGCCGTCGGCGCCGGGCCGCGCAAGCACATGGACATCCTGGGCCTCGGCATGGCCGACAGCGCGGAGCTGCGCGTGCACCCGACCGGCAAGGCCGTGCTGCGGTTGTCGGTGCAGAGCCAGGGGCAGGGGCACGAGACGACGTTCGCGCAGATCGTCGCCGAGGAGCTGGGCATCTCGCCGGACGACATCGACGTGGTGCACGGCGACACCGACCAGACCCCGTTCGGGCTCGGCACCTACGGCTCCCGCTCCACGCCGGTCTCCGGCGCGGCCACCGCCGTCGTGGCGCGGAAGGTCCGGGAGCGCGCGAAGATCGTCGCCTCGGCGATGCTCGAGGTGAGCACCGACGACCTGGAGTGGGAGAAGGGCCGCTGGTTCGTCAAGGGCGACCCGGAGGCCGGCAAGTCCATTCAGGACATCGCGATGGCCGCGCACTCCAACCTGGAAC
Proteins encoded in this region:
- a CDS encoding aerobic carbon-monoxide dehydrogenase large subunit, producing MTTTEETPMGFGRMHRKEDARFLRGRGNYVDDVTLPGMVHGAVLRSPYAHAKIVSIDTSAAEAHPKVLAVITGETLAGLNLAWMPTLSGDVQAVLATDKVRFQGQEVAFVVAEDRYSARDALELIDVDYEALAPVVDARKALDPGAPVVRDDLEGRTDNHIFDWETGDKARTDEVFAAAEVIASQDMLYPRVHPAPMETCGSVADMDPVTGKLTIWTTTQAPHAHRTLYALVAGLPEHKIRVVSPDIGGGFGNKVGIYPGYVCSIVGSILTGKPVKWVEDRSENLMSTSFARDYHMHGEIAATKDGRILAIKVKVLADHGAFNGTAQPTKYPAGFFGVFTGSYDIEAAHAEVTGVYTNKAPGGVAYACSFRITEAVYLVERLIDVLALDLGMDPAELRMRNLLQPDQFPYQSKTGWEYDSGDYPRTLRLALEMAGYDELRAEQARRRESGGQDLMGIGLAFFTEAVGAGPRKHMDILGLGMADSAELRVHPTGKAVLRLSVQSQGQGHETTFAQIVAEELGISPDDIDVVHGDTDQTPFGLGTYGSRSTPVSGAATAVVARKVRERAKIVASAMLEVSTDDLEWEKGRWFVKGDPEAGKSIQDIAMAAHSNLELPDGVEGHLDATCVYNPPNLTYPFGAYICVVDVDAGTGQVKVRRFIAVDDCGVRINPMIVEGQVHGGLADGVGMALMQGMAFDEDGNHLGGSFMDYLLPTSMECPSWELGETVTPSPHHPIGAKGVGESATVGSPAAVVNAVLDALKPFGVRHADMPLTPAAVWCALQGRPIRTDLAIT
- a CDS encoding LysR family transcriptional regulator, which encodes MTLGQLSAFVLVARLGSVTDAARAMGVSEPAVSQALAALRSHHGDKLIVRTGGGMTLTPGGSRLLPIASQMVALGADADAAVREANGMAERLQVAVTSTLAEFVANPLLEAFGVRSGLPVDASAGLARTAEMPVLLGSRLADAALGPQLDGGLDSTPIFRCSLVAVASPRARHRGSPAKWPWLVDPSGADPDSETAQLLNRLGVADPEISVFPNQTAAWSAAASGNGVSVAIEHLVAPQLRRGELTVVPVPGTPATMCWYLTTLPRDRLSSAAAALQHFLTTPAAMQVMRSPGAGVPPSRFRPPVYVTIWS
- a CDS encoding FAD binding domain-containing protein, giving the protein MQVPAQFQYEKATSVEHALGLLGKYGPESRVVAGGHSLIPMMKLRLAQPQALIDINEVEELTRISVEEHMLRIGAMVRHAELLSSAVAGEHFPIFHDAEKLIADPVVRNRGTIGGSLCQADPSEDLSAVFAAIRGEAVIQGGEGQRVVPIREFFTGPYETVVADGELLVAVRVPIRSSASAYQKVERRAGDWAVAAAGAELRLDGDTVAEAGIGLTAVGAANFHVPEAEEFLVGGPATAERFARAGEIAAEHCQPVADQRGPVDYKRHLAATLTARALGAALARWHGRHQEA
- a CDS encoding (2Fe-2S)-binding protein, whose translation is MEINVTVNGTVYQREVEPRLLLVHFLRDELRLTGTHWGCDTSNCGTCVVWLDEVPVKSCTVLAVMADGHRVRTVEGLADGAGLDPVQEGFRQCHGLQCGFCTPGMMMTARWLLDNNPDPSEEDIREAVSGQLCRCTGYENIVRSVRWAAEHEAAQEEVQA